The Deltaproteobacteria bacterium DNA window CGATACCTGCTCGAAAGAGCCCTGCCTGAATTTTCATAACGTCTCCCAATCCTACATCAAAGTGCCGGAACCTGGACCACCCTTCCAAGGGGAAAAACCCGTGTCTCCACCGGATCTTGCCGGGTAGACCTCCCGCCAAGAAATCTAAAGAAACAGAAAGATTATATCCGCATTAAAACCCACTGGCAACAGCAGGGCCCGGAAAAGAAAGCAACGTCTCCTCCACCTTCCCGGACCACCAGCCACAAGCTCCCCCCAGATCTTATCTGAGCCTTGCCCCGCAGTAAGGACAAAAGAGAAAGCCCTCTTGTATGGATTCTCCACATCGCGGGCAGCGGTTCTCACCGCCCTTCCACAGGGGTTCGCCTGCCTGGCTGGCCACAGCCCCGCAACTCTCGCAGATCAGGACCGGCTCTCCTCGTTTTACCGGGAACAGGGGGATGAAAAAGAGTGTCAGATAGTGATCTATCCTGGCGAGAAAAGCTGCCGGCGCCCCACAGGA harbors:
- a CDS encoding zinc ribbon domain-containing protein — its product is MIFIAGIQPKTKRLDTNPRICPSCGAPAAFLARIDHYLTLFFIPLFPVKRGEPVLICESCGAVASQAGEPLWKGGENRCPRCGESIQEGFLFCPYCGARLR